The sequence below is a genomic window from Proteus vulgaris.
ATGCAATGCACTAGCGCTGTTAAGCAACTCGCGGCAACGATTATCTAACTGCCAACTCTTGCTGACTTGGATAAAAAAGTGTTCTGCAAGTTGTTGAACTCGGTGTGCTTGCTCAATATCAATCTGAAACCGACGTTGGACATTACGAAGAGTACGTTGGCGGATATCTTGCTCAATAGGGAGATGCAACATTCCATAGACTAAGCCTTCTCGTAATGCACCACCTGCTAAGATCATATTATCGATATGCAGTGTTTCAAATATGGCGATTAAGATAGCAAGCCCACTTGGAAACACTAAGGCTCGTTCAAAAGTAAGCCCTTCAATTTCCAGCTCTTCTAGTTTCCCACACTCAATGGCTTTGTGTTTGAGTCGCTCAAGCTTAGGTAAGGTGATTAATTCATCCATACCTTGGGCAATCATGATCTCTTGCAACGCTTGTACAGTACCAGAGGCACCTACGCACACTTGCCAGCCTTGCTCAATTAATTTATCCGCCACTGGGGCGAGTATCGCTTTGGCTGCATCTTGTGCTTTAGAAAAATTTTCTTGAGTTAAAGAGCGATCAGTAAAATAGCGCTCTAACCAAGTCACACAGCCCATACTTAAGCTCATTAATTGCGTCGTCTTAGCGCCAGTACCTGTAACTAATTCTGTGCTGCCACCACCAATATCGACGACTAAACGTTGCTCTGCACCACCAGTGGTATGTGCAACGCCACGATAGATAAGGCGTGCTTCTTCCTCACCACTAATAACATGAACAGTATTGCCCAATATTTCAGACGCTTTTGCGACAAAAATATCTGCATTTTTAGCAAT
It includes:
- the gppA gene encoding guanosine-5'-triphosphate,3'-diphosphate diphosphatase yields the protein MLKSSSLYAAIDLGSNSFHMLVVREIAGSIQVLSRVKRKVRLAAGLNSENELSEQAMERGWQCLRLFSEYLRDIPAEQIRVVATATLRIAKNADIFVAKASEILGNTVHVISGEEEARLIYRGVAHTTGGAEQRLVVDIGGGSTELVTGTGAKTTQLMSLSMGCVTWLERYFTDRSLTQENFSKAQDAAKAILAPVADKLIEQGWQVCVGASGTVQALQEIMIAQGMDELITLPKLERLKHKAIECGKLEELEIEGLTFERALVFPSGLAILIAIFETLHIDNMILAGGALREGLVYGMLHLPIEQDIRQRTLRNVQRRFQIDIEQAHRVQQLAEHFFIQVSKSWQLDNRCRELLNSASALHEIGLSVDFRQAPSHASYLISHLDLPGYTPAQRRLLASLLKNQTGIIDLAPLNHQNALPITQANRLVRLLRLAIIFASRRRDDTLPALRLRTEDEKLIITLPYQWLNEHPLRAENLQEEIQLQSYVHWSLMIEEQNSSRIS